The genomic DNA ACTGGTGAGCTCATGGATTGAACCTTTGCAAGAGGAAGCCGAACTTGGACATGAGATAGATTACATGGCCAGGTTGGTGGCTCCATATGTGTTAATAGTTACAGCGGTTGTTATGTGCAagtattaattttaattttgcacTTTAGAAGTTATcaacacaaaaataaacaatatagATGAATACGGCCCCCTTTTTTTACAAGAGAATCATGAGGTAGAACCAAGCTTGACTTATACCGGACTCCCAAAGTTTAAATTCTTGGGCATGTATATCAAGTTAACAAACACATCACATGATGTTAAATTGTTGTATCAGGTACATTGCAGAGGGTGGGCTTACCGGTGAGCGCAAGCGATGGGTGCCTCTAAGAGGGAAAACTCCACTAGATCCTGATGTTGATGGGTTTATATATTCAAACCCTATTGAAACCTCATTCAAGCAAAGATGTCTTGAGGAGTGGAAGATACACCACAGAAAGCTTTTGAGAACGCTACGAAATGAAGGAGTTGCAGCTTTAGGAGATGACGCCTCTGAGTCAGATTATGTTAGAGTTGAGATGAGGTTAAGGAAAATTATAAAGGGCCCTGACACGAATGTTTTAAAGCCCAAAGCTGCTAGTAAGATGGTAGTATCTGAATTGAAGGAAGAACTAGAAGCACAAGGTCTGCCAACTGATGGTACCAGAAATGTTCTCTACCAGCGTGTCCAAAAAGCAAGGAGAATAAACCGCTCTCGTGGCCGACCCCTCTGGGTTCCTCCtgtggaggaggaagaagaagaggtctatctaattttttattcttcttgcTTCTTATGTTGGGGGGTTGCATACTCTGAAAGCAATGCTTCCCCCTTTTGGCTGCACTTGAAACTTCACTCTAAACTGATCAAATCTGAATGTGTTTCATCTTACAGGTTGATGAAGAGCTTGACGAACTAATCTCACGTATCAAGCTAGAAGAAGGAAATACAGAGTTCTGGAAGCGCCGTTTCATGGGAGAAGGCTTCGGTACTGATCAAGAAAAGGCTCTAGATGTTTCGGATAGTGCCACTGTTGATGATGTTGCAAAAGATGTGGAGAATGACGAAGCtgacgatgatgatgacgaAGATGATGAtaatgaggatgatgatgatgacgacaacgatgaggaggaggaggaagaagaggaggtaGAGGCAGAGGTAGAGGTAGAACAAGCTGAGAGACAGGACGTAGAAAGAGttaaggaaaaagaaattgaagccAAGAAACCTCTTCAAATGATTGGAGTGCAGTTGTTGAAAGATTCTGACCAAACAAGTACGACATCTAAAAAAGCAAGGAGAAGATCTCGAATGTCAGCTGAGGTACGACATTGTAGTTTTACTTtgtgtttcacataatttttTGATCGGGATATGAAGGATATGGGCAACTCATCAACTTAATTTTTCTAAATCTTTGAATTTCCTTCTGGTTTTTGATACGAAAGTGGAAAGTTTAATGACTGTTCTGGACTATCAGTTCATTTTGCATTTACAATATCAGTTTTAGTCAGCCCTCACGTAATATTTATACGATGCACATTGCTTATGGACGTGTATGCAAGTATATAATATCTGTCGAGTGCACCATAATTTAATTCTAGGGCTCAAAGTTCTACCTTAGAAAGGTAATTTAAAGATATATCTAAACACGTTTTGTGTACGGATGCAGGATGATAATGACGATGACTGGTTTCCTGAGGACATATTCGAGGCATTTAAGGAGCTGAGGAAAAGGAAAGTTTTTGACGAATCTGACATGTACACGCTAGCTGATGCTTGGGGTTGGACGTGGGAAAGAGAATTGAAGAACAGAGCTCCTAGAAGATGGTCACAGGAATGGGAAGTTGAGCTGGCGATTAAAATTATGACAAAGGCAAGTTCTTATATTCATACTCCACTCTTCACCTGCAATGCTGTTTTTCGTTTTCTCCCAACGTTCTCATTAACTGTCACTTGATCCCCTCATAACACTTGTAACTTAAGCAAAAGCAGAAACAGCGGTTATTTCCTTTGGCTATCTGAAATAGGTACTGCATTTCATTTCAGGTGATGGAATTGGGCGGAACGCCCACCATTGGTGATTGTGCCATGATTTTGCGTGCAGCAGTAAGGGCTCCTTTGCCGTCAGCTTTCTTGAAGATCTTACAGACGACGCATAGTCTTGGTTATGTATTCGGCAGGTAAGACCACGTTTCGTAATTTGAGTAAGACACATCCATCCGCACAAATGGAAGCTTTGTCAAAGCTGATTTGATCTCATGTATTCGAGGTTTCGTGTTTACATCATgttttcttctcttccatggCAGTCCTCTTTACGATGAAATCATCTTGCTGTGTCTTGATCTCGGGGAGCTAGATGCAGCCGTTGCAATTGTTGCAGACATGGAGACGACCGGAATCACAGTCCCAGACGAGACATTGGACACGGTGATTTCTGCTAAGCGGACCACCTGATAGTACTGTCAACGATAGTTGCAATGCAAGGGTTAAAATTTGTTAACAGTTTTCCCTTGCTGTGTAACTAGAACTAAATTTTGCCcttgtttaaatgtttttaaaagcaGCTTCTTAAAAAAGTTGGGGCCTCACTTGTGTtttgtaaatgaaaaaaaaactgttatTCAAAATCACGGGTTCAAAACAGCCAAAAGCTGAAACAGCTCAACACATGCTTCTAAAAAATTGAAGGCAGGTAAATagtaccaattaataaaactttctTTTAATCGCATAAAATCATACATTCTTTGATGAGGCATCCTTTGGGTGGTGT from Pyrus communis chromosome 17, drPyrComm1.1, whole genome shotgun sequence includes the following:
- the LOC137722412 gene encoding uncharacterized protein, which codes for MSAFLLPSSATPFPALPRNFKCPNDAVSLIVRASAVSAPEKRVRRKRRQTKGDDDDSSSSSPSSSAAEKNLRFAFMEELMVRARNRDTNGVSDVIYDMVAAGLSPGPRSFHGLIVAHALNGDAEGAMQSLRRELSTGLRPLHETFIALIRLFGSKGRAIRGLEILAAMEKLQYDIRQAWLLLVEELVRTRHLEDANKVFLKGAKGGLRATDEVYDLLIVEDCKAGDHSNALDIAYEMEAAGRMATTFHFNCLLSVQATCGIPEIAFATFENMEYGDEHMKPDTETYNWVIQAYTRAESYDRVQDVAELLGMMVEDHKRLQPNMKTHALLVECFTKYCVVREAIRHFHALIRFEGGTKALHNEGNFGDPLSLYLRALCREGRMVELLEALEAMAADNQTIPPRAMILSRKYRTLVSSWIEPLQEEAELGHEIDYMARYIAEGGLTGERKRWVPLRGKTPLDPDVDGFIYSNPIETSFKQRCLEEWKIHHRKLLRTLRNEGVAALGDDASESDYVRVEMRLRKIIKGPDTNVLKPKAASKMVVSELKEELEAQGLPTDGTRNVLYQRVQKARRINRSRGRPLWVPPVEEEEEEVDEELDELISRIKLEEGNTEFWKRRFMGEGFGTDQEKALDVSDSATVDDVAKDVENDEADDDDDEDDDNEDDDDDDNDEEEEEEEEVEAEVEVEQAERQDVERVKEKEIEAKKPLQMIGVQLLKDSDQTSTTSKKARRRSRMSAEDDNDDDWFPEDIFEAFKELRKRKVFDESDMYTLADAWGWTWERELKNRAPRRWSQEWEVELAIKIMTKVMELGGTPTIGDCAMILRAAVRAPLPSAFLKILQTTHSLGYVFGSPLYDEIILLCLDLGELDAAVAIVADMETTGITVPDETLDTVISAKRTT